From one Diprion similis isolate iyDipSimi1 chromosome 7, iyDipSimi1.1, whole genome shotgun sequence genomic stretch:
- the LOC124408324 gene encoding alpha-amylase A-like, translating into MLLGLTILALAAVATADSDTKDPHFWDNHDVMVHLFEWKWSDIADECENFLAPQGYGGVQVSPPNENLVISDRPWYERYQPVSYILTTRSGTEDEFKDMVERCNTVGVRIYVDAVFNQMSAWVDDGSYGTAGSQAYYSTRSWPGVPYTSEDFHSSCSITDYTDATNVRDCWLDGMADLDQSTEDVREKVAAYLNKLIEMGVAGFRIDAAKHMWPEDLENIYDRLETLDIYQGFASSLRPFLYQEVIEASGEAITASEYTDLGRVTEFAHGSQLSNCFMGNNDLRWLINWGEDWGLMSSDDALVFIDNHDTQRTDSSILTYKDAKAYKMAVAFMLAHPYGSVPRVMSSFSFTDSDAGPPAESDGSILSPIFYSDNSCGNGWVCEHRWRQIYNMVAFRNAVKGTELYEWWDNESNQISFCRGSAGFVAFNLDTWDLEQTLQTCLSAGTYCDVISGSLENGSCTGKSVTVGSDGTAYIELLTTEEDGVLALHVNAKL; encoded by the exons ATGTTGCTGGGTTTGACGATACTGGCCCTCGCCGCGGTTGCGACCGCTGACTCCGACACCAAGGATCCCCATTTCTGGGACAACCACGACGTTATGGTGCACCTCTTCGAGTGGAAGTGGAGCGATATTGCAGATGAATGTGAAAACTTCCTTGCCCCGCAAGGATACGGAGGTGTCCAG GTCTCGCCTCCGAATGAAAATCTGGTAATTTCCGACAGGCCATGGTACGAACGCTACCAGCCAGTTTCTTACATACTGACGACTAGATCTGGGACTGAAGATGAATTCAAGGACATGGTGGAACGTTGCAATACTGTCGGTGTCAGGATTTACGTTGACGCAGTTTTCAACCAGATGTCCGCATGGGTAGACGATGGCTCTTATGGTACTGCTGGATCTCAGGCTTACTACTCGACCAGGTCATGGCCTGGAGTCCCCTACACTTCGGAGGACTTCCACTCATCTTGTTCCATCACGGACTACACAGATGCTACCAATGTCCGAGACTGCTGGCTGGATGGTATGGCGGATCTTGATCAGTCGACTGAAGACGTCCGCGAGAAGGTCGCGGCATACTTGAACAAGCTCATCGAGATGGGTGTAGCTGGATTCCG TATCGACGCAGCTAAGCACATGTGGCCCGAAGATTTGGAGAACATTTACGACCGCCTTGAGACTCTCGACATCTATCAGGGCTTTGCTTCAAGTCTTCGTCCGTTCCTCTATCAGGAGGTCATTGAAGCCAGCGGAGAAGCGATTACCGCATCGGAGTACACGGACCTTGGCAGAGTCACCGAATTCGCTCATGGTTCGCAGCTGAGTAACTGTTTCATGGGAAATAACGACCTCAGGTGGTTGATCAACTGGGGTGAAGACTGGGGTCTAATGTCCTCCGACGACGCCCTCGTGTTCATCGACAACCATGACACCCAGCGCACTGACAGCTCAATCCTCACGTACAAGGATGCGAAAGCGTACAAG ATGGCGGTCGCATTCATGTTGGCTCATCCCTACGGTAGTGTTCCCCGAGTTATGAGCTCCTTCTCGTTCACGGACAGTGACGCCGGTCCACCGGCAGAGTCCGATGGCAGCATCCTCTCTCCGATATTCTATTCCGACAACAGCTGCGGGAACGGATGGGTCTGCGAGCATCGTTGGCGCCAGATCTACAACATGGTTGCATTCCGCAATGCTGTAAAGGGGACGGAACTCTACGAGTGGTGGGATAACGAAAgtaatcaaatttcattctgcCGTGGTAGCGCCGGATTCGTCGCATTCAATCTGGACACTTGGGACCTCGAGCAGACCCTCCAGACTTGTCTTTCCGCTGGTACCTACTGTGACGTCATATCCGGCAGTTTGGAGAACGGTAGCTGTACCGGAAAGTCCGTAACCGTAGGCAGCGACGGTACTGCTTACATTGAGCTCTTGACCACTGAGGAAGATGGTGTACTTGCTCTTCATGTCAAC GCCAAGCTGTAA
- the LOC124408079 gene encoding probable Bax inhibitor 1, translated as MAPTLQSFMHSFNNKLEAPVRQHLKNVYGCLSLSTVSAAVGAYIHMYTGILEAGLLTTLGALGLLFALISTQDNDKNQKLRLGYLLGFAFLSGLGMGPLLEAVIFVDPSIIVTALVGTTVMFVSFSISAILAERGRWLYFGGTLMTMLNAILLISLANLFLRSPVVHQIHLYLGLFVMSGFVLYDTQLIIEKRRMGSKDFIAHSLDLFIDFIGVFRRLLIILTQKEQQNRKRKD; from the exons ATGGCGCCCACGTTACAGTCTTTCATGCATTCCTTCAACAACAAATT gGAAGCACCGGTCAGGCAACACTTGAAAAATGTCTACGGTTGCCTCTCACTTTCCACCGTGTCGGCGGCTGTCGGTGCGTACATCCACATGTACACCGGTATTCTGGAAGCTGGACTGCTGACGACACTCGGAGCTCTCGGACTCCTTTTTGCCCTGATATCGACGCAGGATAATGACAAAAACCAGAAACTACGTCTTGGCTATCTTCTTGGATTCGCGTTTCTTTCTGGTCTAGGAATGGGCCCCCTTTTGGAGGCGGTCATCTTTGTCGATCCCAGCATTATAGTCACTGCGTTAGTAG GCACTACAGTGATGTTTGTCTCGTTCAGCATCTCAGCAATCCTAGCTGAACGAGGCCGCTGGTTATACTTTGGTGGAACTCTGATGACCATGTTGAACGCTATCCTACTCATTTCGTTGGCAAATCTCTTCTTGCGCTCGCCCGTTGTCCACCAAATTCATCTATACTTGGGTCTATTTGTAATGTCAGGATTTGTCCTTTATGACACACAACTTATCATCGAGAAGCGTCGCATGGGCAGCAAGGACTTTATCGCTCACTCTCTCGATCTTTTCATTGACTTTATTGGTGTTTTCCGTCGGCTTCTTATTATTCTTACCCAAAAG gagCAACAAAATCGCAAACGTAAAGACTAA
- the LOC124408328 gene encoding alpha-amylase 2-like — translation MFKMLLSITLLSLTTFVAATTGPHYWDDRNGMVHLFEWKWNDIADECERFLGPKGYGGVQVSPPNENIIIDTRPWWERYQPVSYKLVTRSGDEDAFRDMVTRCNNVGVRIYVDAIINHMSSTADDGTYGTAGSQAFYSERSWPGVPYTSIDFNSACEITSYQDAVNVRNCELVGLADLNQATEWVREKIVEYMNNLIEIGVAGFRIDAAKHMWPEDLEAIYNSLDDLNTDQGFEEGSRPFIFQEVIDYGGEAISASEYVDLGRVTEFRYGSELSNCFEGNNDLRWLTNWGEDWGLISSDDAFVFIDNHDTQRSDDVLTYKSSKAYKMAVAFMLAHPFGTPRVMSSFSFDDSDDGPPADSDDNILSPSINSDDTCGNGWVCEHRWRQIYNMVGFRIAVNGTSVNDWWDNSSNQISFCRGGAGFIAFNLDSWDLQQTLQTCLSAGTYCDVISGSLEDGSCTGKSVTVGSDGTAYIEILTSEEDGVLAIHQNAKL, via the exons ATGTTCAAAATGCTGCTCAGTATTACGTTACTGTCCCTGACCACCTTTGTGGCTGCCACCACAGGTCCCCATTACTGGGATGATCGCAATGGCATGGTGCACCTCTTCGAATGGAAATGGAACGACATCGCTGACGAATGCGAACGATTTCTCGGGCCAAAGGGTTACGGAGGTGTCCAG GTCTCACCCCCGAATGAAAATATCATAATTGACACCAGACCTTGGTGGGAGCGCTACCAGCCAGTTTCTTATAAATTGGTAACCAGATCTGGTGACGAGGATGCATTCAGGGACATGGTGACACGCTGCAACAACGTCGGCGTCAGGATCTACGTCGACGCCATCATTAACCATATGTCATCAACGGCGGACGACGGGACATACGGCACTGCTGGCTCTCAGGCATTCTATTCTGAGAGGTCATGGCCCGGAGTTCCCTATACTTCGATCGACTTCAATTCGGCCTGTGAAATCACGAGCTATCAAGATGCCGTTAACGTCCGAAACTGTGAATTGGTTGGTCTTGCGGATCTGAATCAAGCAACAGAATGGGTCCGCGAAAAGATCGTGGAGTACATGAATAACCTGATAGAAATTGGCGTCGCCGGCTTCCG TATTGACGCAGCTAAGCACATGTGGCCAGAGGATTTGGAGGCCATTTACAACAGTCTGGATGATCTGAATACAGATCAGGGCTTCGAAGAAGGTAGTCGACCATTCATCTTCCAGGAGGTTATCGATTACGGAGGTGAAGCGATTTCCGCATCGGAGTATGTGGACCTTGGTAGGGTTACCGAATTTAGGTACGGTTCAGAGTTGAGTAATTGCTTCGAAGGAAACAACGATCTCAGGTGGTTGACGAACTGGGGTGAAGACTGGGGTCTCATATCCTCCGATGATGCTTTCGTGTTCATTGACAACCACGATACCCAGCGTTCTGACGATGTCCTCACGTACAAGAGCTCAAAGGCGTACAAG ATGGCGGTCGCCTTTATGTTGGCTCATCCTTTCGGCACCCCCCGAGTTATGAGCTCCTTCTCGTTTGACGACAGTGATGACGGTCCACCCGCCGACTCTGACGACAACATCCTTTCACCCAGCATCAATTCTGATGATACATGTGGAAACGGATGGGTCTGCGAGCATCGTTGGCGTCAGATCTACAACATGGTTGGATTCCGAATTGCGGTCAATGGAACCAGCGTCAATGACTGGTGGGACAACAGCAGCAATCAAATTTCCTTTTGCCGCGGTGGTGCCGGATTCATTGCATTTAATTTAGACTCCTGGGACCTCCAGCAGACCCTCCAGACCTGCCTCTCGGCTGGTACCTACTGTGACGTAATATCCGGCAGTTTGGAGGACGGTAGCTGTACAGGAAAGTCCGTAACCGTAGGCAGTGACGGTACCGCTTACATAGAGATATTGACTAGCGAGGAGGACGGTGTACTTGCTATTCATCAGAAC GCAAAGCTGTAA
- the LOC124408325 gene encoding alpha-amylase 2-like, with product MLKMLLSVTLLALAAVATADTGVKDPHYWDNHDVMVHLFEWKWSDIADECENFLAPQGYGGVQVSPPNENLIISDRPWWERYQPVSYILTTRSGTEDEFKDMVERCNTVGVRIYVDAVFNHMSSVADDGTYGTAGSQAYYSSLSWPGVPYTSDNFHTSCSISSYLDASQVRNCYLEGLADLDQSQDYVRAEIAEYLNKLIEMGVAGFRVDAAKHMWPADLEVIYDSLETLNIYQGFESYTSPFIFQEVIDHGGEAISASEYTDLGRVTEFKYGTELSNCFQGNNDLRWLTNWGEDWDLMSSDDAFVFVDNHDTQRGGSVLTYKSSKAYKMAVAFMLAHTYGTPRVMSSFSFTDDDAGPPADSDGSISSPIFYSDNSCGNGWVCEHRWRQIYNMVGFRNAVKGTTINDWWDNSSNQISFCRGGAGFIAFNLDSWDLQQTLQTCLSAGTYCDVISGSLEDGSCTGKSVTVGSDGTAYIEILTSEEDGVLAIHQNAKL from the exons ATGCTCAAGATGCTGCTAAGTGTGACGTTACTGGCCCTCGCCGCGGTCGCGACCGCTGACACCGGCGTCAAGGATCCCCATTACTGGGACAACCACGACGTTATGGTGCATCTCTTCGAGTGGAAGTGGAGCGATATTGCAGATGAATGTGAAAACTTCCTTGCCCCGCAAGGATACGGAGGTGTCCAG GTATCGCCTCCGAATGAGAATCTGATAATTTCTGACCGGCCTTGGTGGGAACGTTACCAGCCAGTTTCTTACATACTGACGACTAGATCTGGGACTGAAGACGAATTCAAGGACATGGTGGAACGTTGCAATACTGTCGGTGTCAGGATTTACGTTGACGCAGTTTTCAATCACATGTCCTCAGTGGCAGACGATGGGACTTATGGTACTGCTGGATCTCAGGCTTACTATTCCTCACTGTCATGGCCTGGAGTTCCCTACACGTCGGACAACTTCCATACTTCCTGTTCCATCTCGAGCTACCTGGATGCCTCTCAGGTGCGAAACTGCTATTTGGAAGGTCTTGCGGACCTTGACCAGTCGCAAGATTATGTCCGCGCTGAGATCGCAGAGTACTTGAACAAACTGATTGAAATGGGCGTAGCTGGCTTCCG TGTCGACGCAGCTAAGCACATGTGGCCCGCAGATTTGGAGGTCATTTACGACAGCCTGGAGACTCTTAATATCTACCAAGGCTTCGAGTCGTACACTAGCCCGTTCATTTTCCAAGAGGTCATCGATCACGGAGGTGAAGCAATTTCCGCATCGGAGTACACGGACCTTGGCAGAGTTACCGAATTCAAGTACGGTACGGAGCTGAGTAATTGCTTCCAAGGAAACAACGATCTCAGGTGGTTGACGAACTGGGGTGAAGACTGGGATCTTATGTCATCCGATGACGCTTTCGTCTTCGTCGACAACCATGACACCCAGCGCGGTGGAAGCGTCCTCACGTACAAGAGCTCCAAGGCGTATAAG ATGGCGGTCGCCTTCATGTTGGCCCATACCTACGGCACTCCCCGAGTTATGAGCTCCTTCTCGTTCACCGACGATGATGCCGGTCCACCTGCTGACTCCGATGGCAGCATCAGCTCTCCCATATTCTATTCCGACAACAGCTGTGGAAACGGTTGGGTCTGCGAGCACCGTTGGCGCCAGATCTACAATATGGTTGGATTCCGAAATGCTGTAAAGGGAACCACGATCAATGACTGGTGGGACAACAGCAGCAACCAAATTTCCTTTTGCCGCGGTGGTGCCGGATTCATTGCATTTAATTTAGACTCCTGGGACCTCCAGCAGACCCTCCAGACCTGCCTCTCTGCTGGTACCTACTGTGACGTAATATCCGGCAGTTTGGAGGACGGTAGCTGTACAGGAAAGTCGGTAACCGTTGGCAGTGACGGTACCGCTTACATCGAGATATTGACTAGCGAGGAGGACGGTGTACTTGCTATTCATCAGAAC GCAAAGCTGTGA
- the LOC124408327 gene encoding alpha-amylase-like: protein MLLSVTLLALAAVATATKDPHYWGNRDGMVHLFEWKWSDIADECERFLGPKGYGGVQISPPNENLVISNRPWWERYQPVSYKLVTRSGDEAALRDMVTRCNNVGVRIYADAIINHMSASAPLPAYGTGGSSAYHGDRWWPEVPYGWNDFNSVCSISNYQNAIEVRNCELSGLPDLNQGTDWVRDKIVEYMNNLIDIGVAGFRIDAAKHMWPGDLEIIFNRLNNLNTDHGFPANSRPFIYSEVIDQGGEAIAASEYVHLGTVTEFKHGLELGNAFQGNNALRWLTNWGEAWGLLTSSDALVFIDNHDNQRGHGGGGSILTHKNSKPYKMATAFMLAHPYGIAQIMSSFDFTDSEAGPPADWNGNILSPTINSDDSCGNGWICEHRWRQIYNMVGFRNAVKGTGINDWWDNSSNQIAFCRGGAGFVAFNLDSWNFQQTLQTCLSAGTYCDVISGNLINGSCTGKTVTVNNDGTAYIEILTSEEDGVLAIHQNAKL, encoded by the exons ATGCTGCTGAGTGTGACGCTGTTAGCTCTCGCCGCGGTTGCGACCGCCACCAAGGACCCCCATTACTGGGGCAACCGTGATGGCATGGTCCATCTCTTCGAGTGGAAGTGGAGCGACATTGCAGATGAATGTGAAAGATTCCTTGGGCCGAAAGGATACGGCGGTGTTCAG ATCTCGCCCCCAAATGAAAACCTGGTAATCAGCAACAGGCCGTGGTGGGAACGGTACCAGCCCGTTTCTTACAAGCTGGTGACCAGATCCGGTGACGAAGCTGCTCTCAGGGACATGGTAACGCGTTGTAATAACGTCGGTGTAAGGATCTACGCCGACGCCATCATCAACCACATGTCCGCGTCAGCACCGCTTCCAGCATACGGAACTGGCGGATCATCGGCTTACCACGGTGACAGATGGTGGCCCGAGGTTCCCTACGGTTGGAACGACTTCAATTCAGTCTGCTCTATATCAAATTACCAAAACGCCATTGAGGTACGAAACTGCGAGTTGAGCGGTCTTCCAGATCTCAACCAGGGAACGGATTGGGTTCGCGACAAGATCGTCGAGTACATGAACAACCTTATTGACATCGGTGTGGCTGGCTTCCG CATCGACGCAGCTAAGCACATGTGGCCAGGGGATTTGGAGATCATCTTCAACCGGTTGAACAATCTCAACACGGACCATGGCTTCCCAGCGAACAGTCGCCCCTTCATATATTCAGAGGTCATTGATCAGGGAGGCGAAGCAATCGCAGCATCGGAATACGTACACCTTGGAACTGTTACCGAATTCAAGCATGGTTTGGAACTGGGTAACGCCTTCCAGGGAAACAACGCTCTTAGGTGGTTGACCAACTGGGGTGAAGCTTGGGGTCTCCTCACATCCAGCGATGCTCTAGTCTTCATCGACAACCATGACAACCAGCGTGGTCACGGTGGTGGTGGAAGTATCCTCACCCATAAGAATTCCAAGCCGTATAAG ATGGCGACTGCCTTCATGTTGGCCCATCCCTATGGTATTGCTCAAATCATGAGCTCCTTCGATTTCACGGACAGTGAAGCTGGTCCGCCAGCCGATTGGAATGGAAACATTCTTTCCCCCACAAtaaattccgacgactctTGCGGAAATGGGTGGATCTGCGAGCACCGTTGGCGCCAGATCTACAACATGGTTGGATTCCGCAATGCCGTCAAGGGAACCGGAATCAATGACTGGTGGGACAACAGCAGCAACCAAATTGCCTTCTGTCGCGGTGGAGCCGGTTTTGTCGCTTTCAACCTGGACAGCTGGAACTTCCAACAGACCCTTCAGACTTGCCTTTCCGCTGGTACCTACTGTGACGTCATATCCGGCAACTTGATCAACGGCAGCTGCACGGGAAAGACCGTAACCGTAAACAACGACGGTACAGCGTATATCGAGATCTTGACCTCTGAGGAAGACGGTGTTCTCGCCATTCACCAGAAC GCAAAGCTGTGA